The window CATCATCTGTGCAGTTAAGGTTAATAACACGTTAAAATTCTCCGCTGCCTGTGGTGAAGTATCATCACCACAAAGAAAAACAAGCAACTGTTTTCTATCCTCAATCCAGCTACATCCAGGTAGTCTACCTGCTCCACTCTTTTTTATTGTTTCCCTAACTCTCTCCACATCACCCCATCTTCCAAGGTCAGCATACATGTTTGATAAGACAACCAAATTCGTAGATGTTTGAGGTTCAAGTTCAAGAAGCTTCACAATAGCACAGCCAGCGATCTTTAGATTATTATGCATGCGACAAGCCCCAAATAGGGCACCCCACATTTCTGGAGTGACTTTTGTTTTCATATCCTTAATTAAACGGAAAGCATCTTCTAACCTCCCTGCTCGCCCAAGTAAGTCAACCATGCAAGCATAATGTTCAGATGAAGGATTGATAGAATACTTTTTGGTCATGTGCTCAAACAAATTTGCACCAGCATCACTCAAGCCAGCATGCTTACATGCAGATAAAACACTAACAAACGTCACTTCATCAGGAACCACTTCCGTTTCTTCCATCCCTTCGAAAAGTTTGACAGCCTCCTTACCATATCCATTTAAAGCATATCCAGCAAGCAACGAATTCCAGGATACAATATCAGCATTTTCAACATCTTTAAACATCTTTTCTGCATCAAAGATATTTCCACACTTTGCATACGTAATTATTAAAGCGTTACAAGCTGacaaatttttcacataaccGGTTTTTATTACCACTTGGTGAATTTGCTTCCCTATATGCTCAGCTGCAAGATTGGAACATGAACTTAATACTGACGCAAACGTAGACTGATCTGGTTTCTTGCCATCACGTGCCATCATGATAAAATGTTTAAGCGCATCTACATAGAAACCATTTTGTGTATAACCTGAAATTAGAGAGTTCCAAGAAATTACATTTCTTTCTCCCATCTTCTCAAACATCTCAAGTGCTTTTTCCACTTGTCCCACCTGAGCATAACCTGCTATCATGGTATTCCAAACAACTATGCTCTTTGGTTCCATCTTTTTAAACAGATCTAAAGCTTCATCAATTCTTCCACATTGAGCATAGCCTGCAATCATTGTATTCCAACAAACAACATCGCGAGTAGCAGTTCGATCAAATACGCGACGAGCTTCATCCACCCTATTGTTTTGGATGTACCCTGAAATCATTGCTGTTCGTGCACCAACATTTTTGAGCGGCATACTATCCAACAAATCCCTTGCTTCTTTGAGCTTTCCAGCACGAACATAACCATCAATCATGGTTGTGTAAGCCACGGCATTCCGCTGGGACATTTTATTAAATAATGAAGCAGCCATGTCAATTGTGCCATTCTGGACATATGCAGCTAACATGGCATTCCAAGCAACCTCATTTTTCTCTGGCATTTGCTCAAAAATCCTTTCAGCTGCTGATACCATCCCATATCTTGCAAATCCACTCAGCATTGTCACCCGTGAAACAACATTTGGATAAGGAATCTTGGCAAAAACCTCTTTAGCAGAATCCAAATTCCCAACCCCAATAAACCCGTCCAATAATAAATTCCAAGAAATGATATCCTTCTCTTCCATCTCCTCGAAAAACTTCACTCCAAATTCCATTTCCCCATTCTGGGTATACCCTGACAGGATCGAATTCCATGAAACTAAATTCTTTATTGGCATTTCATCAAACATTTTCCTAGCATCATTTAACCTTCCAGCTTTTGAATACCCTGTAAGCATTGCATTCCAACAAGCTACATTACTTTTATCAGGAAGTGACTCAAACACATTTCTAGCCTTTTCAAGCTCCTCATTACGCGCAAAACAAGTAATCATCAATGCATAAGTGAAATGGTCTCTTtcaggcattttatcaaacagttCACATGCTTTATCAACCTGGCCATTAAACAAATACCCATTAATCATTGTATTCCAAGAGACCAAATTTTTGAGCCGCATTTTGTCGAACATCTTGCGTGCATCATATATTCTGCCATTTTTCGCATAGACAGAGATCATGGAGTTGTAGGTGACAGTATTTGGGTGTGTGATTCTATTGAATACTTTAATGGCTTCATCTATTTGACCCGTTTTACCTAACTGTGTTAACTTCAGATTTTGTTGGAAGATTTTGCTTCCTCGGCTTAAACCTGCCATTGAAGTAAACTCATACCGAATTGCACTGGGTGCAAAGTTGGGAACTGTTTTGGACAGATATCGTAACTTAATTTGAGAATATTTAAAATTTGGGAAAATATTTAAATTTGCCCTTAAACTATACGGAAGAGTCTAAATATTTACTACATGAGATGCTCCAACTTGTGCCGAAAAGTGAGTTTCCATACCAACCTTTACGAGTGTCCTGATATCTTGTCCAAAGtgaatttaataccaccttaCGAAGCATAATACCACTTTCATGGCCTGGGCTATTCCACACGTGCATGCCACATCAGTGTCACATCAATGCCATGCCAGAAAtgcaataaattaatttttttgactatttttctattttctttttcattcacatattattattattcttttttcatACCTACCACCAAATTCTCCATTATCAACGGGTTCATGGCTTTTATTTCATTTGAATGAATTAATTTGTTGAGtccaaagagaaaaaaaacaagaaagaaatgaaatTTACTACAATTTATGACGCCATAGGTTGGTGATAAGAGGGTCGAGATCTAGTTGGGTTTTGTTTGTTGAATCACCGGAACATATAGAAATTTGCCGGAGGAATTGAAGAAAGCAATGGGGAAGTTTGTCGGAGGAATctgaaagttgaagaaaaataaagggaaaaagCAACAAAATCTGCTCTTAAAAAGGAGTGGAGTGaaaatggagaagaaagaaaTGGGGTTGAGATAGAGAAGAAATAGGGGTTTTTGTTGTGGGAGTGGGGGGGTGAAGATGAAGAGAAAAGGGGGGGGCGAAAATATGTTTTACTTTTtgccaaaaaaattatttttttgctttAAATTTTTATAAGACGCGCCACcactttaattttttaaaattttttgccACAACACCTTTAGGGTGGAATTAAATTCAGTATGAACAAGTATAAGATGGAAAAACGATACCCGTAAAGGTTGGGATGGAAACTCACTTTTCGGCACAAGTTCAGGGAGCAACTTATGTATCAATAGCCGTTACAAAATAGGATAGATTTCCTTTTATTAACcaaggggtcatttggtatgcGTGATAAAATCGGATAAGGTGAGATAAAGCAAGGTACCAAATTTATACCATGATTGGTTGATGATATTAATTTATCTCTGCATAAATTTATACCGtcaatcaaatatagtataaacTTAGTCCCAGACTTAATCCTGAATATTCTATCTTATCTCATTAAATTTGGTATTATTTTATCTCACCTTCCAGGTGGGATAAAATAGTTTAGGATTATAGGTgttttaccctaaaaattggataacaattaaacttataatgtggttttaaggatacgtgatttcacctaataccaattgataaacgtaAAGATTAACAGTATATATTATTAATGAGATGAAGCAAACCAGTCTTGAAACGTGATTCAACCCTCGAGCTTGAGTGCCCTCGAATTGATTGGTGCTCAAAATAGTTAAGAAAAAACTAACTCATGAACAAGAATATAAGTTAGAAagtattatattgctttgatatgcgtgaaTGTGAGATGATTACAAAATGACTAGGGCCCTCTTTATATAGCAGAGGAATCCTAGTTATTGTACAATCGTAATTACGAAAGCAAATCTCATGATTAACTAAATAACCGCcattgatttgatctgttccgagatttacgccatgatcttcGGCTAGTggcggatatctcgcctttctgttattgtaCTTTGCTCGATGCATGTCTCATTTAGTCCCAATCGCCATTGGCCTCGATCTTCGATAGGTATCTCGGTCCTTGAACTCGGTGCCTTATTCTCGTACCTCAGTCTTATCCGTCGTGAGGTCGGCCTTCGATGCAATTCTCTAGCctcaataaaatagtaaaatcggaTAAGTCCGGTTATAACCGTATAGAGATAGTCCAATCGTTTCTTGAGTGTAATGAGGAGAAAtgaattgagccttcgattttgtACCTCGACTTGTCATGACGTCATCTTCATGACGTAAGCGACAGAAGCGACCGAAACGTCCCTTCAGTTCGCATACCGAGGCATTAAATGCATGTTAGTTGTTGTCCTCCATTATTGATTTTGAACTGTCACCTTCTTCCTATAAATGTactttccttctctttttcccAAACTTTACTCTTAATCTTCAAAGATCTTCAATTCCTTCAAGTTTTTCCGTGCTGTATAATCTCTAGGTTCCCCCAAAACACCAAACCTCATTCTCTTGTTCCTTCTTCCAACTTGCAGAGATGGCAAAAACGTCCAAAATTAATCCGCAAAAGGAGGGCGCCTCTTCATCGCGGCCGGCCGGCAATAAAATGCTGGTGGAGTCGCGccctgaggagtgcgttcctgAGGTGGGGTGTGATCTTTCTTtcgacttcaaagtcgagaaaaCTTCATATGTCCCTTGCCGGTGTGAGCCAATGTCGAGATacatatgctcgataactgagaGTGACCTTGAGCAGGTCAAGAAAGACTACCATTGGGAGAAGAAAGAGGTGCTGATTCCGATGGTGAAGGTGTAGCTCCCGAGGGAAATTAGGCACTTaggattttttcattttttgaattttttgtgta is drawn from Nicotiana tabacum cultivar K326 chromosome 22, ASM71507v2, whole genome shotgun sequence and contains these coding sequences:
- the LOC107789743 gene encoding uncharacterized protein LOC107789743; its protein translation is MAGLSRGSKIFQQNLKLTQLGKTGQIDEAIKVFNRITHPNTVTYNSMISVYAKNGRIYDARKMFDKMRLKNLVSWNTMINGYLFNGQVDKACELFDKMPERDHFTYALMITCFARNEELEKARNVFESLPDKSNVACWNAMLTGYSKAGRLNDARKMFDEMPIKNLVSWNSILSGYTQNGEMEFGVKFFEEMEEKDIISWNLLLDGFIGVGNLDSAKEVFAKIPYPNVVSRVTMLSGFARYGMVSAAERIFEQMPEKNEVAWNAMLAAYVQNGTIDMAASLFNKMSQRNAVAYTTMIDGYVRAGKLKEARDLLDSMPLKNVGARTAMISGYIQNNRVDEARRVFDRTATRDVVCWNTMIAGYAQCGRIDEALDLFKKMEPKSIVVWNTMIAGYAQVGQVEKALEMFEKMGERNVISWNSLISGYTQNGFYVDALKHFIMMARDGKKPDQSTFASVLSSCSNLAAEHIGKQIHQVVIKTGYVKNLSACNALIITYAKCGNIFDAEKMFKDVENADIVSWNSLLAGYALNGYGKEAVKLFEGMEETEVVPDEVTFVSVLSACKHAGLSDAGANLFEHMTKKYSINPSSEHYACMVDLLGRAGRLEDAFRLIKDMKTKVTPEMWGALFGACRMHNNLKIAGCAIVKLLELEPQTSTNLVVLSNMYADLGRWGDVERVRETIKKSGAGRLPGCSWIEDRKQLLVFLCGDDTSPQAAENFNVLLTLTAQMMDMCHIPPMTSFGLDFDD